One genomic window of Psychrobacillus sp. INOP01 includes the following:
- the fabF gene encoding beta-ketoacyl-ACP synthase II: MTKRRVVVTGLGAVTPLGNDIETTWSGIKEGKSGVGMLTRLDASQFAAKVAAEVKDFDIEKYIERKEARKMDRFTHYALAASIMAVEDADLTITEEVGLRTGVWIGSGIGGMETYEAQFRVFLEKGARRVSPFFVPMMIPDMAAGQVSIHFGAKAINSCSVTACASGTNSIGDAFKVIERGDADVMITGGAESPITHMSVAGFVSNTALTLNTDPEKASRPFDANRDGFVIGEGAGIIILEEYEHAVARGAKIYAEIIGYGSTGDAHHITAPAPGGEGAARAMKQALDDATISPEQVDYINAHGTSTPYNDHFETMAVKTVFGEHAYKLAMSSTKSMTGHLLGAAGGVEAIFTVLALKEGILPPTMNLETPDPECDLDYVPNAARQADIEFAMSNSLGFGGHNASILFKKI, translated from the coding sequence ATGACAAAACGTAGAGTAGTAGTAACAGGCTTAGGTGCTGTTACACCACTAGGAAATGATATCGAAACAACATGGTCGGGAATAAAAGAAGGTAAATCTGGTGTAGGTATGCTGACAAGACTAGATGCATCACAGTTTGCAGCTAAGGTTGCAGCTGAAGTAAAAGATTTTGATATTGAAAAGTATATTGAAAGAAAAGAAGCACGTAAAATGGATCGCTTTACCCATTATGCATTAGCTGCTTCTATCATGGCTGTGGAAGATGCAGATCTTACAATTACAGAAGAAGTGGGCCTCCGTACTGGAGTGTGGATTGGTTCTGGTATAGGTGGTATGGAGACGTATGAGGCACAATTCCGTGTCTTTTTAGAAAAAGGCGCACGCCGAGTAAGCCCATTTTTTGTTCCGATGATGATTCCAGATATGGCAGCAGGGCAAGTATCTATTCATTTTGGTGCCAAGGCTATAAATTCATGTTCGGTAACAGCTTGTGCTTCTGGAACAAACTCTATTGGAGATGCATTTAAGGTAATTGAACGTGGAGATGCAGACGTAATGATTACAGGAGGAGCAGAGTCTCCAATTACTCATATGTCTGTAGCAGGATTTGTATCAAATACTGCCCTTACGTTAAATACAGATCCTGAAAAAGCTTCTCGCCCATTCGATGCGAATCGTGATGGATTTGTCATTGGAGAAGGTGCAGGGATTATTATTTTGGAGGAGTATGAACATGCTGTAGCACGTGGAGCAAAAATATATGCCGAAATTATCGGATATGGTTCCACAGGTGATGCGCATCATATTACTGCTCCAGCTCCAGGTGGAGAAGGTGCCGCGCGTGCGATGAAACAAGCGCTAGATGATGCCACAATTTCACCTGAGCAAGTCGATTATATTAATGCGCATGGAACAAGCACACCATATAATGATCATTTTGAAACAATGGCTGTGAAAACTGTCTTTGGAGAACATGCATATAAACTTGCTATGAGTTCTACAAAGTCAATGACGGGTCATCTTTTAGGAGCTGCAGGTGGAGTTGAAGCAATCTTCACCGTATTAGCATTAAAAGAGGGTATCTTACCGCCGACGATGAATTTAGAGACACCAGATCCAGAATGTGATTTGGATTATGTGCCGAATGCTGCAAGACAAGCAGATATCGAATTCGCTATGAGTAATTCATTAGGTTTTGGTGGACATAATGCAAGTATTTTATTCAAAAAAATATAA
- a CDS encoding ABC transporter ATP-binding protein, with translation MNNLDQLLTINDLHTGFRIKDTYYDAVDGVSVTLNKNEILAVVGESGCGKSTLATSIIGLYDHNKTRVQGEILYKGQNLALLEEEKLNNVRGEEIGMIFQDPLSALNPLMRIGEQIEEGLLYHTKMTKQERGTRVLELLKQVGIPNPERISRQFPHQLSGGMRQRVIIAIAISCKPNIIIADEPTTALDVTIQAQILDLLKELQKETGAGIVLITHDLGVVAETADRVAVMYAGQIIEEAPVEELFANPRHPYTRSLLNSIPQMNSENEKLQVIQGMVPSLVKLPRVGCRFADRISWIPSEAHEENPTLHEVSPGHLVRCTCWQHFHFESEKGGNSL, from the coding sequence GTGAACAACTTAGATCAGCTTTTAACGATAAACGACTTACATACAGGTTTTCGCATAAAAGATACATATTATGATGCGGTTGATGGTGTATCCGTAACCTTGAATAAAAATGAAATACTTGCAGTTGTTGGTGAGTCGGGCTGTGGAAAATCTACTTTAGCAACTTCTATTATCGGATTATACGATCATAACAAAACAAGAGTTCAAGGAGAAATTCTTTATAAAGGGCAAAACCTTGCACTATTGGAAGAGGAAAAGTTAAATAATGTTCGTGGGGAAGAAATAGGAATGATTTTCCAAGATCCATTATCAGCTTTAAACCCGTTAATGAGAATTGGTGAGCAGATTGAAGAAGGTCTTCTATATCATACTAAAATGACAAAACAAGAACGAGGTACCCGTGTTTTAGAACTGTTAAAACAAGTCGGAATACCTAACCCAGAGCGAATTTCTAGACAGTTTCCACATCAGCTTTCAGGTGGGATGAGACAACGCGTTATTATTGCGATTGCCATTTCTTGTAAACCGAATATTATTATTGCCGATGAACCAACAACTGCACTAGATGTAACTATTCAAGCTCAGATTCTTGATTTGCTAAAAGAACTTCAAAAAGAAACTGGAGCAGGTATCGTATTAATCACACATGACTTAGGTGTAGTAGCCGAAACAGCTGACCGTGTAGCGGTTATGTATGCTGGTCAAATTATTGAAGAGGCTCCTGTGGAAGAGTTGTTTGCAAACCCTAGACATCCATACACACGTTCTCTACTAAATTCTATACCTCAAATGAATAGTGAAAATGAAAAACTCCAAGTAATACAAGGGATGGTCCCATCGTTAGTGAAATTACCTAGAGTAGGATGTAGATTCGCAGATCGTATTTCATGGATTCCATCTGAGGCACATGAGGAAAATCCAACATTGCATGAAGTATCTCCAGGTCATCTAGTTAGATGTACTTGCTGGCAACATTTTCACTTTGAAAGTGA